In the genome of Raphanus sativus cultivar WK10039 chromosome 4, ASM80110v3, whole genome shotgun sequence, one region contains:
- the LOC108848964 gene encoding transcription factor bHLH51: MENSYESAVKWSDSNSPYNMLSCSLLQSDSDLSRFNLGFSSSASSGNFQADEFVGGIEKGELVSRSHRLAEKRRRDRINSHLSALRKLVPNSDKLDKAALLATVIEQVKELKQTATQSPTFQDLPTEADEVIVQPETISNDFEPDTIIFKASFCCEDQPEAISEIIRVLTKFQLETLQAEIICVGGRMRINFVLKDSNCKETTTSMAASAKSLKQALCAALNRIASSSSSSSTSSVCRIRSKRQRWFLSSHYSQQ; encoded by the exons ATGGAGAACTCGTACGAGTCAGCAGTCAAGTGGTCTGATTCCAACAGTCCATATAATATGCTCTCATGTTCACTATTACAATCTGATTCTGATCTTAGCCGCTTTAATCTCGGCTTCTCTTCTTCTGCCTCCTCCGGCAACTTCCAGGCGGATGAGTTTGTCGGTGGGATAGAGAAAGGTGAGTTAGTTTCAAGAAGCCACCGTCTGGCGGAGAAGAGACGCCGTGATCGGATTAATTCTCACCTCTCTGCTCTCCGGAAACTTGTCCCTAATTCCGACAAG TTGGACAAAGCAGCACTCTTAGCGACAGTGATAGAACAAGTGAAAGAACTCAAACAAACAGCAACACAATCTCCAACCTTCCAAGATCTTCCAACAGAAGCGGATGAAGTAATTGTTCAGCCGGAAACCATCTCCAATGACTTTGAACCAGACACCATCATCTTCAAAGCTTCCTTTTGCTGCGAAGATCAACCCGAGGCAATCTCGGAGATCATTAGGGTTCTCACAAAGTTTCAACTCGAGACATTACAAGCTGAGATAATCTGCGTTGGTGGAAGAATGAGAATCAACTTCGTCTTAAAAGATAGCAACTGCAAAGAGACAACGACAAGCATGGCTGCATCTGCAAAATCTTTGAAGCAAGCTCTCTGCGCTGCTTTAAACCGTAtcgcatcttcttcttcttcctcgtctaCTTCTTCGGTTTGTAGGATTAGAAGTAAAAGACAGAGATGGTTCCTCTCTTCTCACTACTCACAACAATGA